In a single window of the Nicotiana tomentosiformis chromosome 10, ASM39032v3, whole genome shotgun sequence genome:
- the LOC138899829 gene encoding protein FAR-RED IMPAIRED RESPONSE 1-like codes for MTSDDSLLNEYEWVDVDSHDSFNNAVHLDDDDDEVPDGEYYGETDDDEEQFLGNELELYDVDQEMENDFTDNDVVVGPISEIRYRDKDSLFAFYKEHARLKGFSVVKRNSNKKGGDTTRYITYCCDMARIRKTKFTTKGNNCKARRTAILDDSDCWRVSKVVHDHNHDFLPSISRLMAEHRSLCDSLKRDLVAHDRSGIRLSKNIRLVKVKDKEFFYSIDVDNIGRLRNVVWVHSHRKAAYEQFHDAICFDTTYIVNRYNMPCATFIGINHHRQSILLGCALMYHKDIDSYKLVFRTWLEAMGIVHPNASLTDQCPSIKPTIAEAGILLTQRSEGMHEFFDGYITSQSTLRMFIHQYELAIRAKHDKELEAKYRSKGIQIVSESLFKWEEQVIQCYMRTMYELFKTQLRKLYHWEVNSPDDHQAIPGVEKFIVTQDLVAQED; via the exons ATGACATCGGACGACAGTTTGTTGAATGAATACGAATGGGTCGATGTTGATTCTCACGACAGTTTCAACAATGCTGTGCacttagatgatgatgatgatgaagtcCCCGATGGAGAATATTATGGAGAAACTGACGATGATGAGGAGCAGTTTTTAGGAAATGAGTTAGAGTTATATGATGTTGATCAGGAAATGGAGAATGATTTCACCGACAATGATGTGGTTGTAGGTCCAATCTCCGAAATACGATATAGAGATAAAGATTCTTTGTTTGCATTCTACAAAGAACATGCACGATTGAAAGGATTCTCCGTCGTTAAAAGAAATTCCAACAAGAAGGGTGGTGATACTACCAGGTACATAACTTACTGTTGTGATATGGCTAGGATTCGCAAAACTAAGTTTACCACCAAGGGTAACAATTGTAAAGCTAGGCGCACTGCTATTTTGGATGATTCTGATTGTTGGCGTGTCTCTAAGGTCGTTCACGATCACAATCATGATTTTCTCCCTTCCATATCGCGCCTGATGGCTGAACATAGGTCCCTTTGTGATTCTTTGAAGAGAGATCTTGTAGCTCACGATCGATCTGGCATTAGACTCTCCAAGAATATTAGACTTGTTAAG GTAAAGGATAAGGAGTTTTTCTATTCAATAGACGTTGATAATATTGGTAGGCTGCGAAATGTGGTATGGGTGCATTCACACCGGAAGGCGGCATATGAGCAATTCCATGATGCGATATGCTTTGATACGACGTACATTGTGAATCGATATAATATGCCATGTGCTACATTTATTGGCATCAATCACCATAGACAGTCCATCTTACTGGGATGTGCTCTCATGTATCATAAAGATATCGATAGTTACAAATTGGTTTTTAGAACTTGGCTTGAGGCCATGGGAATTGTTCATCCAAATGCTAGCTTAACTGACCAGTGTCCGAGCATTAAGCCAACCATTGCTGAA GCTGGTATACTATTGACGCAAAGAAGTGAGGGGATGCATGAGTTCTTTGATGGATATATTACTAGTCAAAGCACTCTTAGAATGTTTATTCACCAGTATGAGTTAGCTATAAGAGCTAAGCATGATAAAGAGTTGGAAGCAAAATACAGGTCAAAGGGCATTCAAATTGTGTCTGAGTCATTGTTCAAGTGGGAGGAGCAAGTAATTCAATGTTATATGCGTACAATGTATGAACTTTTCAAGACACAACTAAGGAAATTGTATCATTGGGAAGTCAACAGCCCCGACGATCATCAAGCTATCCCTGGTGTTGAGAAATTCATCGTGACTCAAGATCTTGTCGCACAAGAAGATTGA